CGCCTTGCCCCCTCTCGCCCCTATAGTAGGGGCGGATTCAGGCCCCCCGTCTTACCCAGAAAGGCCAGACCTGGGTAAGACGGGGAGGCTTCCCTTGGCATAACTGAGGGGACTCGAACCCCCAACCTCCGGTTTTGGAGACAGGCGCTCTACCGATTGAGCTACGGGTATACGCGTGCCGGGGGCGGGCCTTCCCACCCCCGGTCAAGGTCCCCGCTAAAGGCCCCTGGGGAGCCAGTCGGGCGCCTCTCCCTCGGCTACTAGGAGGAAGTCGCCGTTACCCAAGCTGGTGAGCCGCCAAGGCCCGTCCTTGTAGCCCCCGATGCCGGGGTCGGCGTTGGAGTCCAGGAAGAGCCCCTCGCCATCGGCGGCGATCACGTCCATCCCGTCCTCGTCCAAGACCATCTTGACGGGCATGCCACGGGAAAGGAAAGCCGCCAGCACCTTTGCCTGTAGTCCGGTGAGGTTCATCTGCCCTCCTTTCCTTTGGGGTAGGGCCAAAGGGGGCCGTCTTAGCTACACGCCCTCTTGGCTTATGGGCCCTTGTAGCTAAGACGGCCCCACCTCCCCTACCCCGCCTTCCGCCTGGCCGCCTCCCCGTCCGGGGTGAGCCGGATCACCTCGGGCAGGGGCTTACCCTGGGCCACCGCCTCGGGCAGGCCCTTCAGGCGCTCCAGGACCTTCTGGGGGATGTACCGGTGCTCCCCCTCGATGACCACCCGGGGGTAGGTGTAGAGCTCCCGGCCGATGCCCCAGGCCACCGCCGCCCGCTTCAGGGCCCCGGAGATGCCCCCCTTGAA
This DNA window, taken from Thermus aquaticus, encodes the following:
- a CDS encoding Rad52/Rad22 family DNA repair protein produces the protein MIASKNGQTTIAPFIDARAVMARLDEAFGPFGWQVRYTPAQVGEEHGVIASIAVKNPDTGEWVEKQDGSGATDLEPFKGGISGALKRAAVAWGIGRELYTYPRVVIEGEHRYIPQKVLERLKGLPEAVAQGKPLPEVIRLTPDGEAARRKAG